The stretch of DNA CAGTCACGGACACCTGCTCCCAGCAGCCTCCCATCAACTAGGGGCTGCCCAGTGGCCTAGGTCCGGGCTAGGAGGTGAAAGGAATGCCTGCTCTGGAATCTGAGAAGGTTTCTGCTGTCTTGAAGAAAGGGAAACACACagcccccttcccttccttcatgAAAGCACACAGGATGCCTGGAGCCATGAGAGCTACCTTGTGACTATAAAGGAGAGGCTAAGAGAACcacagggccctgtccctgatgtCACAGACCTATGAAACCAATCCCAATAGCTGGCCCCCTCTAGATGTCCTGTCCTGTGCAAAATATAAATGCCTGCTCCTACAATGCCTGCCCTCTCAGAACCCAGCTGCCACAGTGTGGCCACGTGGACAGGCCATGTGCAGACACTGGGATGGCCGGTCCTAGCCAAGCCCCAGCCAACAGCTGTTTTGAACATCCAGCCCAGTAAAGCTTTCAGATGACCAGAGTCTCAGCTGCCATCTGATGGCAACCCCGTGAGAGTCGCCAAGCGAGATGGCCCACTGAGCCCAGGTGACCCACagaatcaaaagagaaaattttttcCGAGTGCCCCCAATTATCTATGTGTTTGGGAAACTACGTGATTTGCAGCCGGAAGTACTAACTCTCAGGAATGCCTTCTTCACAAGGTTCTGTGAGGGTCTCGTGAGGTGATCCCCCTAAGGTCCTCTTTCCTGCAGGAGTGCCTGGTGCACGGAAGTAACTGATCTGCTCCTTCCCCGAGTTACAAAGTGTGAACTGTGACTCCCAGAAAGCTAtgctgaggctgggcgcagtgcctcacaccggtaatcctagcactttgggagaccgaggcaggcagatcacttgaggtcagaagttctagaccaacctggccaacatggtgaaaccctgtctctactaaaaaatacagaaattagctgggcatagtggcacatgcctgtaatcccagctacttgggaggctgaggcaggagaatcgcttgaacccaggagacagaagttgctgtgagccaagattgcaccactgcactccagcctggctgacaacagtgaaactctgtctcaaaaaacaaaaccagaaagctAAGCTGAGGTTCCAATGCCCAGCACCTGTGAAGGTGACTCTATCTGGAAAGAGGGTCTTTGCAATTGTAGTAAGATGAGGTCAGGAAAATGGGGCCTAATCCAAAAttactgatgtccttataagcaCAGGGACACAAAGACACAAAGAGAATGCCATgtggagacacacacagagggaagacagccGCGGGATGGAGGAAGACCCTGGAGCGATGCCACCTGAAGCCTGGGGTTACCGGCTGGAAGAGGCAACGAAGAGGCCTTCCCTCCAGCCTCTAGAGAGAGCGTGGCCCTGCCGACACCCTGACCTtgggcttctggcctccagaactgggataGAAcacgtttctgttgttttaagcccctcTGCTTGTGGTAATGTGTTACCACAGCCACAGGAAACGAACACATCCCGTAAAGCCATGCCAGAATCAACAGCTTCCTCCTAACTGATCCTGTCACATCCAGCTCACATTTTTAATGTGGAATATCCCTCAATCTAGTGCATACGATGATTATAATAAAAGTCACGGCTCTAGAAGAAAGGCGAGGAACCTAAGGACATGAAGTGCACCCAACCATCAAAAACGGCTTCCGTGGGCCCAGGCACTCTGGGATTCCCGTCAAAGGTCAGCAGAAAGCAGGACAAGAGTCAACACCCCTCAGTCCCCCGTGCCCTGGACTCACGAAGCCATTGCCCATGATGCGGTAGAGGCCTTTGAGAGACTCCAGGTCCTTGTTGGTGAAATGGAACTGGACCATCCTTGAGTTCCGGAACAAAGGGCCCAGGGTGGTCTGCGGGAGACACAGAAGTCGGCTGGCATGCTGGTGTGGGCAAGTGAGGCGGGGACACGAggcagggagtgggggtggggcagggaacaGGGAAGACACAGCAGGGTGAGGACTGCCCGGCAGCAGGGCTGGCCCTCCACCGCCACTCACCAGCAGCTGCTGGGGGATGAGCTGCATGATCAGCTTCTGGGGCCACTGCTCCGTCTTCCTGGGGGGCGATGCCAGGAGAGGTGTGAGGAGggggccagccccagccccaccgcACCCCGCCCCTGACTGTCACCTACAGGTTCTCGCCATGATTCACGTAGACCTGGCAGGGCAGTGACCGCGTCAGCTTGGTGTTGGCATCCACTGAGGCAGGTTTGGGTttctgagggggaaaaaagagcaTGTCACAGTAAAAAGGGCCATAAGCCTCAGTCCCCTTGAGCCCTCATGTCCTACCCTGGTAGCCCCAAAGCTCAGGATGTTCCCCAGTTTAAGTCCCATGAGCCCCAGGCCCCTACTCCAGACCAGCAAGCCTTCAATTCCTCAAATGTTACAGCTACGTGCCCGGCCCCTAAATCCCACCATCCACTGTGCCCCAGATGATACATCGCCTGGGCTCTTCTCTGGGCCCCAAATCCTGGGCTTTTCTGGGTTCTTTGCATGGGGACTCTCCTCTGTACCGCAAGTCTCACCGCTCCATGGGGCTCCTGGCCTCGCCCCGCATCCCACGGGTCCAGCACAACGAATGCCTCCAAACCCAGCACTGCAGACCCCACGCATCTGGCCCCATGAGTCCTACATGCCCAGCCCCACGGCTCCAGGAGTCCCAAGTGCCCAATGGACCCTCAGGCCCCTCACCTCTTGCCACTCCAGGACCCCGCTCCAGGCCAGAAGCTTATTGGAGACTGACTGCTGCCCACCGAGGGCTGGGGCTCCCAGCTGGGCTGGGGAAGGGCCGCTCACCCCTCCTGGGGCCACAGTGCCTGCCTgccagaggggaggaaggagggccaTGAGAATGGGGAAGGACGGGAGCCTCCGGGGGCCATCCTGTGAGGGCAAACCAGGAAGGAGGAAAGGTCCCTTCTTCTGCCCCTCCATCCCCAGAACAGCACTTGGCCAGCCCCAGGACCCCAAATGCTTGGACCTTGCAGGATTTGAGGACTCGTAAGCTGTGCGATGCCCTGGACTCCCAGACCCAGTGATTCCTTGGGTTTCTCGGAACAGCCCTGACCCTCCTGGAGCCATGAGCCTCCCCACTCTGTCCCCAGACCCTCATCTCAGGCATCTGCAGCACACACACCACGAGCCCCCAAAGCCCCAGAACCACCAGAGCCACATCCCCCTGGAAGGCAAATGACTCATCCTCTAACTGTCCTAGCTGTGGACAGCAGGAGGaaggagcagaggcaggaggcGTGCAGGCACCTACCATGGACGGTGCCCCGGGCTGTGCCGTGGGAGCCAGGCCGGAGCCAGGGGCCACGgtggagaccagactgggctgGGAAGCAGGTGGTGGCTTGGGGGCGCCAGGGGGTCCTGGGGGTAGTTGGGGAGCTGGGGCCTGGCTGAAGGGGGGACCCACTCCGGGAGCAGCTTGTTGGAGAGGGGTGATGGGCGAGACTGTGGGAGAGACCAAGGGAAGAAGTGGGGAACAAGTGTGTGGAGAGAGgcctgcctggcccctgcccGCCCTTCATCCTCACTCCAGGACTCACAGCGAGGGCCCAGCCCGGCCTTCTGGTTCTTGGCAGCCTCCACTGCATTCTGCGCGGCCACCTGAGCTGCACTCAGGTTCCCGGGAACCTGTGGgtagaagggaagaagggaagggactgGTGAGGACCATGGCCCCCCAGTCCTGGTATCCCACGAGGTCACACCACCCATGGCCCCATGAGGCACCAGCTGGGATAGCTTAGCTCACAACACCCATCACACAGCACATGAGCTTCCAGGGCCCCAGGAGTCCCACCTTCCCAATGTCCCATGGGACTCCCATCATCCCACAAGCTCCAACATGCAACTAGATCTCTCCCCAGGGGCCAGGGCTCCAGCAAGTCCCCAGAAGCACGTCCCTTCCCGGAAATATCCATACCTGGTACTGCGGGGGGACGgggggcagaggctgctgggGGGCTGCTGAGAGAGTGGCACCTGAGGGTGCGGCGGGAGGCAGGGGGACTGGCTGCTTTGACTGGAGGGGGCCTGGGGCTGAGCCACCCCCAACTGAGAGCAGGAGGGATGGCCAAACCCAGAGAGAAGGGATTCAAGgtgcagagagaggagagaaatccAAAATCCAAGTCAGAGGGAGCTGGGGAAACACGTCGAGCCCCCATCCCCGCGCACGGTGCCCAGGCCTCACCAGGCAGCACGAGTCCCCGAACCAGCACCATGTGCCTCGGGTCCTGGCTCACATCTGTCGGAGGCTGCAGCGGCTCCAGCAAGGCCGGGGGGGCTGCCTTCTCAAACAGAAGCCGAAGCGCAGGCAGCTTCCGGGGAGACACGATGGAGAAGTGGATCCCCCGCTGTAGGAGAGGGGCCGAGCAGTCATGACGGGCCCCCTCCATAGGGGTGTTGGGGCCGGCCCCCAACCTACCACAACTGCTGTGTGGCTGGACAGCACCAGCCCTACAACCACAATTCCCATTGGGCTTTGAGGCAGGAGACCCTGAAACCAGGTATCACCTGCCCCGGGAGACTCTGGGTTCTAGTTTTGTCAGTAAGACTAAGCgggccaggtgtggaggctcacgtctgtaatcccaggattttgtgagaccgagtcaggcagatcacgtgaggccaggagtttgagagcagcctggctaacatggtgaaacctcatctctactaaagatacaaaaatcagctgggcgtggtggcgggcgtctataatcccagctactcgggaggctgaaacacgagaattgcttgaaccctggaggcagaggctgcagtgggccaagatcacaccactgcactccagcctgggtaacagagccagactgttTCGAAAAGAGAGTAAGCAAAGCTGGTCACCAGTCTGTGACTATTCTGTGACTGAGTCCAGGCCCCGAGTGCCTCCCCCCTCAGACCCAAGAGTCCAGGCCCCCAgtgcctcctccctcagacccaggagtccaggccctcagtgcctcctgcctcagacccaaGACTCCGGGCCCCCAGACCCTCGTCCCTCAGACCCTGGAATCCTCACCTCCCCAATCTGCTGCACAAGATTCTCAGTTGTGCATCCAGAGTACGTGGTGCTCTCAACAGCAGGCAACAAGTATGGGGGTGAGTTGCAGATGAGGAGGCAGACccggtgcgtctggccactaccAGGAATGAGAGAAGACATGAAGCCAGCAGCAACAGAGGCCCTGAGAAGGAACCCAGACCCAGCACCAGCGGAGAAGCACATATTCCGCCTCACATGGAATCAGAAGCAACGCCCCTACTTTACAGCTGAGAAcactgaggctccaagaggttCTGGGATGTGCTCTACGTCACCCagcaggcagggcaggcaggagtGACACCCAGAGTTGGCACTGCTTCCTGATGGGGATGCTGAGACCGGGCACTGGCCAGGCGTCCCCCAAGGACACACCTGCAGCCTCCTGGCTCAGCGTgcttggggacacagagcccatGCCCTACAGGGTGAGGCTGGAGGTAGAGCCACTTGACAGGCAAAGTGGTTCCAGGCCAGGCAGAGAGAGACTGGCCCGGCCTGGGTGGAGGGGGCACTCACATCTGCTCGCGCATCTTCTTGAAGTCATCAAACAGCTGCAAGGCTGTGCTGAGTCCTTCCGCGATGAGGCTGCAGCTCTCACCACCCCCGCCCATGAACCTGCAGGGGCAGAGTGGTCAGCCCCCAGGGTTGCCATCATCCCCATCCCCAGGCTATGCTTGAAGAGCCTGCTCCCATGCTGTCCCCCACTCTATCCTGGGCTATGCACCTTGGGATGACAGGGACACTGCTGAGTTCCCTACCCAATCCCTGGTGCTAGCACAGCACCAGTCCCAGACAGGACAGGGGACATTTgttgtctgtgtttttttttttttttgagatggagtctcgctctgtcgcccaggctggaatgcagtggcacaatctcagttcactgcaagctccgcttcccgggttcatgccattctcctgcctcagtctcccgagtagctgggactacaggtgcctgccaccacacctggctaattttttgtatttttagtagagacgggatttcaccatgttagccaggatggtctccatctcctgacctcatgatccacttgcctcagcctcccaaagtgctgggattacaggcgtgagccaccacacccggccgacaTTTGTTGTCTTTAATCATGAAGACTGGGAGGGAATGGGAAAGGGCTGGGGACCCCAAGCCTAGGATCCTGTGCTGACTCCAACCCTGGAGTGACTGactccatgcccagcctcctgctgtcccctcccctctctgggctgtCTGCTCCAAATCAGTCCTGGTCCCACTTCACCTTCCCAGCCAGAGACGGGGGCCTCCTCTGTCCTCCTAGTCTTATGGGTTCAAGTGTGCCCCCCTCAAAAAGACAGGTTGAGGTCCTaagccccagtacctcagaaggtGACCTAATTTGGAAAGATCTTTACACACGTAATCGAGTTAAATTGCGGACCCTAATCCACTATGGCTGGTGTCTGTGAAAAGGAGAAACGtggacacggacacacacacagagggaagacacaaggacacagagagacacagggagaggcCATGTGAGGACGGGTGATGCAGCCTCAGCAGGCGCCAGGAAAGGCAGAAGGGCCCTTCCCCTGTAAGGTTTCAGAGACGGCCTGGCCCTACcacctggattttggacttccagcctccagaaccctgAGACATCAATTTCCATTCTTCTGGCCAGTTTCTCATACTTTGCTACGGCAGCCTGGGAAACTAACACACACAGACTCTCGTTTCTCCTCCGCCTGATCTGCAGTCGCGTCGCAGCGTCCGTCCCACATGGGTTGTAGCCCGGGGATGGCCTCTCCTCAAGGGCAGCTGTGGTTGCCACCATTCTTCCGGTCACGTGGTCGTGAGAGGCTGACCTTTGCTGCAGGGGACGTGTGTGGAGACCGAGCACCCCTCTGAGGGTCTTGAGGGCCCTGTCCCCCTGAAGTGTGGTCTCTGATCCTACCTCTCCCACAGGCGGGGATGGGGTCTGAGTCCTCTCTTACCCCCAGGCTTGCCCACCACAGCGGGGCACatgtgaggcctcaggaaatgtagGCTAAGTGAATGAACGTCTACAGGCCCAACTGTGTCCATCAAGACTGGAACCAACCCAGGCCCTCGGCCCGGCATTGGCCTGGCATCGGCCCAGCATCCGAGGCCTCCGAGTCCTGCACCCCGTCCATCTCTCCTGCTCCATGCCCGCACCTATAGGTCCTCTCAACTGACGAAGCCCAGACATCCAGGTCTCTCCATGTGCTGGAACACACCCATTCCGGCCCGGATGGAATCCAGCTAAACTACGACACCCATCCTGGTGTGCCCTCCTATAGGAAGCCTTCCCTACATGCCACCTAATTTTAGGGCCTGCCCTTAGTCATATCATAGATCACCCGATACTGCAGCTGTCAAGCTTCTCTCCGCACCCTGTGCAGCCCTCCATGAGAGACACCAAGGCGTCTGACCCCAGGTCACACAAGGCCTAGGAACCATCTGCTGAGTACTCAGTGCACTGGTGGCCTGGCAGGGCCATGCAGCGGGGCTCTCCGCTTCCTGCCTGAGTTCTCACACTGATTTCCTTCCAGTCCCACTCGGCCCGGCCAGTGAGCACACTGAGCCCCTGAGCCTTCTTCCTGCTCTCAGGGCACTCGGGCGCTGCTCCCAACCCACCACACACTTCCCAGCCCTCCTCTTCCTAGCCATCAAAacagcttttgtttttgagacggagtctcgctctgtctcccaggctggagggcagaggcacatctccgctcactgcaagctccgcctcccggattcacgccattctcctgcctcagcctccctcgtagctgggaccacaggcgcctgccaccacgcccagctaattttttgtatttttttagtagagacggggtttcacggtgttatccgggatggtctcgaactcctgaccttatgatccacccgcctcggcctcccaaagtgctgggattacaggcgtgagccactgtgcccggcatcaAGACAGCTTTGCACACAGAAACTTCAACTGTGTGCAAAGAGTTGGGGTGAACCAACTCTGCACCCAGCTGTTCTGCTACAGGTGAAATTAAGCCAATGTTTTCCTGGGACTTTCTGGGACTCGAGCCAAAACCACCCTGGCTGgggatggggggatgggggaATGGGGAGCTAGTGCTTCATGCATATGGGGTGTCCCCTTTGGGgtgataaaatttttttttttttgagatggagtttcgctctcgttgcccaggctggagtgcaatggcacgatctcagctcaccactaCCTtcgacttctgggttcaagtgattctcctgcctcagcctcccgagtagctgggattacaggcatgcggcaccacgcccagctaattttgtatttttagtagagacagggtttctccatgttggtcgggctggtctcgaactcccgacctcaggtgatctgcctcctcaccctcccaaagtgctggaattacaggcatgaccctgTAAAACATTTTGGAAGTGActgggtgcaatggcttatgcctgtaatcccagcactttgggaggctgaggtgggcggatcacttgaggtcaggagttcaaaaccaacctggccaaagtgaaaccctatctctactaaaaatacaaaaaccagccagacatggtggtgggtacgtgtaatcccagctactcaggaggctgaggcaggagaatcacttgaaccttgggggcagaggttgtagtgagctgagatcatgccactgcactccagcctgggagagagagagagactccatctcaaacaaaacaaaacaaaacaaaacccttatGAGGAAAAGTGTGATAAACTAACCAGTTTGAGATGCTAAAACTTGCGTTTCTCTTATTGAACACTAAGTACAAGTCATCTGCTACAAGCTCAAAGGGCGACATGTAATAAACATTTTGTCAAAGAAATGTGGAAAACTTGAACAGAAGCAGCATTATGGCTGGCTGCAAAATATGGCTAAAATATCATCAAGTTTATGATAAATTCCAAATAAACCCCTTGATATGGcagacacaaaataaaaataaaagcccccTAGGTGACACAAGTGGGCTCTGACTTGGTGTTCCCAAGTCCTCTAACTTACTCCCATTTGTTCTACCCAGTATCATTCCCCGGGGTCTCGGCTGCCCGCTTTCATCGGCTAACAGGTGCCTGGAGCCCCAGGAGGTCAAAACGAGTGAATGTTAACAGCATCCGGCCATGACCAAGCGCTCCCTACACAtggcctgtcacccaggcaaACTAGCTCCATGAGGGCCAGGACCTTGCCTATCTCATGCCCACTAACTCCTTGGTGCCCAGGACGATTTGTTCCACAAACAGTTGTTGAATTAATGAGTGAACATATGAATGAACAACTGAGTTGTCATAATGTTATGGGAAAGACACTGGGTCTATTTTCcttccacctctttttttttttttcccccgagacagggtctcgctctttcacccaggctggagtgcggtggcacaatctcggctcactgcaacctctgcctcccagtctcagttgatcctcctacctcagcctcctgagtagctgggactacaggtgtgcaccaccatgcctggttagttttttctatttatttgttgtttttgtattacacactaattcatttattcagccagtCTCCTGAAGCCCCGTGGGTGCCAAGCCCCAGCTGGAAGCAAATGGCAGAAGCACCCAGGGACCTGGACATTCACAGTCCAGAGGTGTGGGGCTGTGACAGGTCatggaggcagaggaggaagcaTCTGGCTGCAAGAATCGGGAAGGTTTCCCAGGGTATAAGACACCTGAGCTGGGTCTGGAAGGCTATGCAGTGTCTTCCAGGGTAGTTAGTATTAAATGCATTCTGGACATTCATTCTACAGAATTTACCCGAGGCGTCCTGtgtaccaggccctgtgctggctgCCAGGCACTTGAGGAGCATCAGA from Gorilla gorilla gorilla isolate KB3781 chromosome 20, NHGRI_mGorGor1-v2.1_pri, whole genome shotgun sequence encodes:
- the MED25 gene encoding mediator of RNA polymerase II transcription subunit 25 isoform X4, producing MAAFPAALNCPTRARARRRRISAHSAASAAAAVAVAGTARGMVPGSEGPARAGSVVADVVFVIEGTANLGPYFEGLRKHYLLPAIEYFNGGPPAETDFGGDYGGTQYSLVVFNTVDCAPESYVQCHAPTSSAYEFVTWLDGIKFMGGGGESCSLIAEGLSTALQLFDDFKKMREQIGQTHRVCLLICNSPPYLLPAVESTTYSGCTTENLVQQIGERGIHFSIVSPRKLPALRLLFEKAAPPALLEPLQPPTDVSQDPRHMVLVRGLVLPVGGGSAPGPLQSKQPVPLPPAAPSGATLSAAPQQPLPPVPPQYQVPGNLSAAQVAAQNAVEAAKNQKAGLGPRFSPITPLQQAAPGVGPPFSQAPAPQLPPGPPGAPKPPPASQPSLVSTVAPGSGLAPTAQPGAPSMAGTVAPGGVSGPSPAQLGAPALGGQQSVSNKLLAWSGVLEWQEKPKPASVDANTKLTRSLPCQVYVNHGENLKTEQWPQKLIMQLIPQQLLTTLGPLFRNSRMVQFHFTNKDLESLKGLYRIMGNGFAGCVHFPHTAPCEVRVLMLLYSSKKKIFMGLIPYDQSGFVNGIRQVITNHKQVQQQKLEQQQRGLQLRPPQPQPQGTVGASGATGQPQPQGTAQPPPGAPQGPPGAASGPPPPGPILRPQNPGANPQLRSLLLNPPPPQTGVPPPQASLHHLQPPGAPALLPPPHQGLGQPQLGPPLLHPPPAQSWPAQLPPRAPLPGQMLLSGGPRGPVPQPGLQPSVMEDDILMDLI